In Rosa rugosa chromosome 4, drRosRugo1.1, whole genome shotgun sequence, the genomic stretch TCTGAATTTGCGTCCATTAGCAGTATTAACTGCAAGGTTGCTCTGTCCTTTAGttttttcttcacttaaatGTACTTTGGTTCTTAGATTTCTAGGTAGGGTTCAAGGTATTAGGATTCATACCTGGCAAACTTTGTAGTCTAATTCACCAATAAAGTTTGATTTAATGTTGTAATGAATTTAGAGTACCATCGCAAAGATAGATTTGAATATCATTTTTGAATTTTAAATGTTCATCAACTATGTAAAGGCATTATCCATTTAAGTATAATTTGGAGCAGGTCATCCATTTACACTAAATAATAGCCAACAAGAATAAAAAATTTGCTAAATGTGTCATTGCAGATATATGGATATAGAACATCACTTTGGGCGGAGCATATTGGTTTTCTTGAAGACTCTTTCAACCAACCAGAGAGTCTCGAATGTGTGCAGCGGGTAAGATCTTTGAGCGAGCAGAACTGGAGGCAGTATGTTGCTGATGAGATTACAGAAATGAAGGGCCACCTGCTGAAATATCCGGTTGAAGTAGATCAAATGGGCAAGGTGAAGCATCTTGCAGGCTGTACAACATTTCCAGATGTTGGTGGCAACATACTTGGGGATTTTATAGCCATCCAAGAAAATCTCACTATCTGATTCAATCAATCAACTCCTGTACAGTTTTACGTCCAAGTGAAAGTATACGTCTGCCTCAACCGTTGGTCATACAAATAAACAACAAGTCTTGATCCAATTACACATCAACTTgtccattttttcttttacacCAGAAGCAGAATTTGAACCTAGAATATACTTGGTAGAGGTTGGTTGACTTGTGGACATGAAGTTTGGAAATAAATGTTGTGATCTGTGAATATAAATTGCCTAGATTTTCTTGCCCCGCATTATTGGCATTTATTCAAGtctctttcattttcaataTCTCCATCACCAtttgtcaaaaaataaaaaatttctccATCACCTGTATCTACTAAGCGTTTAGCAAGTGTGCAATCGTCATTGGATTCTTGGAAAATGTGAttctaaaaagagaaaaattcagctactgtctccaaactattctgccaaggtcaatttgatacccaaactctcaaaagtatcaatgtgatacccaaagacctaaattagcatcaacgtgatacttccgtccaaaattttttACGgcgccgtttgtttgctgacgtggcaagcacgtgggtaaaaaaaaaaaaaagtgaaatgacccatttacccttcttttttttggagaaaaattcagctatcgtccccaaactattctgccaaggccaatttgatacccgaactctcaaaagtatcaatatgatacccaaagacctaaattggcatcaacgtgatacttccgtctaaaatttctgacggcgccgtttgtgttgttgacgtggcaagcacgtgggtccgaAAAAAAAGGTGTCCCAAATCGAGCAATTGACAGTGTGTGGGAGAAGCCAAAGGTACCAAGTACCAGCTGCCAAGTCTTTTTCTTGATCTAATTGTGCTCAAATGCTATCTGGGTTGgttttgcttttttggtttatgctgggtttgtttttagttcttgtatacatgaattcataattatatgttgctttgaccttgtgattgtgattttgatcggAGTATCTGATATCTGTTGTTACTGACATGAcggtggcggtggaggaagatgacACTGAGGTTGTGGCGGTGGAGGAGGGCGTTTGATGAACGGAGGTTCTATTAGCGAATGGGTGACGGTCTTTGCGAAGAAAGAAGATGGTTGGTGGAGCTAAGGTTCACCAGAATTTGGTGTGCAGCGAACCAGTTTCCCAGTTGGTTGTCCCGAAAGAGGAAACTTGCTGGGCGGAGAAGAAGGAAATCGGTTTTGGCGGAGAAGAAGACATGGGcgtctctgggtgcccagagcagttttctgggtgcagaaagatttgatttttttttttttgttaatcgtgTCACCCAACTTTGGTTTTGGGTCCGTCCGCTAGGAGTTGAGTGCGAAGAACATGAatttgtagcaggaattggagaggatgatggcagtgttggtgatggtttgggcggaggggaaggagatgagagagaggaggaggcgagagaagaagaagaggactgaggttgaagaagaagcataagccatttttctttgattcttgggTGGAGGAGAAGTTGCGGATCTTGCGGCGGTTTGGCTAGAACAATAtcccagaagaacaagaacaagaagaagaaaaataaatgaaaagaaaaaaaaaagaattaacaaaaaaaagaagggtaaattggtcatttcactttttttaagGGCCCACttgcttgccacgtcagtaaACAGATAGcgccgttagagatttttgacggaaatatcacgttgatgtcaaaatacgtctttgggtatcacattgatacttttgagagttcgggtatcaaattggccttggcaccaTAGTTTTGGAACGatagctgaaattttctcaaaaaaaaaaaaatgaaaattaacaaaaaaaaagtaaaaagtcgatttttcccttttttttttttacccacgtgcttgccacttCAGCAAACAAATgacgccgtcagaaattttggacggaagtatcacgttgatgccaatttaggtctttgggtatcacattgatacttttgagagttcgggtattaaATTGGCCTTGACAGAATaatttggggacggtagctgaacttTTCTcttctaaaaaaacaaaaagggttGGAGGAGGACGAAAATCATTGGAATAGAAACCGACGCCAAATATGTTCAGCTTTGAGTAACCCAACGGAGGATCGTGATGAAGGAGCTCTTTTCGGTTTTGAGTTTTAGTTCGTAGTTTTCAGTTTGTTTCTTTGGGGTATACCATTAGAGCCAGTAACAAAGCTGCTCATACTGTACTTCGGGCTGCTTTGCTTTTACATTTTTTGACATTTCGACTGAAGATTGAGCCTCCTCGGATTACTCTTCTTCAGTTGTTCTAGTGACGATAACTTTCCAGTGTAATGATGTCACTATAAATCGGGACGTTCAACGGTATATCAATATACTGATACACCAAATAGACTCAGTTCAATACAGTGGTCGACTAGTTTGATAAGTAGTGTAGTCACAAACTAACGTACTAATGCATGAAGTCAGTCTACCTCCAAATCAAACTAATCTAATTAATGTATCGATACATTGATTTACTGTAGACGAACGCTATAAACTCTccggattttttttgttttgttttgttagaAATGAAACCCTTCCGGTCTTACATAAAAGCTAACATTTCAATTTCAGATACTAAAACAATTTGAATAAATGATGAGTAAAATTGTGGTTTACAGGAAAGCAGGTCCCGCTCCCCAACAAACTTCCCTTTCGATGTTGTCACACGATCCATTCTAAAGGTGAGTGTTCTTCCTCAAGCCACCCTATCTTTTTGGACAGATTAGATTCGTATCCTAGTTCACTATCACACCGTGCAACTTTTACAGTGTTGTGCATCTGCATCAACTACTCCATCATCCCACATGATCATATATACAAGCCATCACTGAAAGGGTTTATAGGAGATTTATTTTATGCATCGAAAAGGGTTTGGATCTGGGGATTAATGCACAGATTGAGGGataagaataaagaaaaaagaaaaacaaagtgaaagagggatagaaaaaatagaaataaaacaGTAAGAGCACCCCTTTAATTAATTAGAACATGTAGAGATGAAGCTTGTTTACAAAGTTGCACGCAATCTCCACGATGCATATGTTTCACgaatatatatgaaaaatgttagTTTAGTCTACTCTCTAGCACACAAGGATCTCGATCGATCCTCGATCTGCAATATTTTACAGGTGGTATGATTTCTAGAAATAATGATACGAAAAGCAGCAACTGTTTTCCACAGAAATCATCTTATGGGAGAGAAGGGTTTTGGAAATGTATAGCATTATTATGAAAATTTAGGGTAGGATTAGGATAAGAGAGTGGTTGAGATTCACATGAAATCATTTGGGGTTAAAGACTAAAGAGGGTGAGTGAAGTAGTATTTGGTCGATGTCATAGCAGATAAATTTTCAAGTGTTTGGCATGACACTAACACACTTTAAATTAAAACTTAACAAATAACTTAATTGGCGTTCAGCAGTTGAAAATGAAAGACAACAATGCAGGAACTAATGAGGACAAAGTATCGGTCTGCCTTGAGTTTCAGACAATAATATTTCTAGTTCCTAATtcagacaaaaaataaataagggtGATTCTAGatttctagttggacctccaattttttttaattattaatagactttgtcaagttatatgaaaagacaaaaaagaacaaagagagaaaaatgaaaaaataaataaatactcttcttacctcctccaatcaaatataacattcaattaaattgttttttttcttcaaaatttccttatattgcctatgTAGTTTTacaatttacctaaaataattaagtaaaaataataatttctatacatggcccatcatttaatacaaaaataaattcaaaacaatctgatttggaatttttctaaactaaattaattgaatattatgatatagttattactcgatcttctaACCTAAAAACCCTTGAAAtatttcttttagcaaattcaaagagattccaacaacatatcaagattgagaaccaaccctctgattaatttttgtGGAGGAGAGACTTACTCATAAAAGAGCAATataatgtgattttgattcattcttcttctcgtggttgaagagAGATAAAAAATAGAGTAACAAATTGTtatatctcatgttcaagggcgttttagtaaaaataaggaggtctacttagcttttcaagtattctaaaaagtaaattagaggtgtactaagtatgtgAGGTCCAAATAGTAAATTTAGAGGTCAAACTAGAACCAcccaataaataattaaaacatTTCTAATAGTATTTTCTATTCGAttcaaataagaaaaagaaaaaaaaaactattgtggATCATGAAGAGGCTAGAAGAAAGAGTGTGGGTGGTAAAGTGCTTGGTTTCTTTTACTATGGGAAGGTTTATTTCAAGAATGATTTTCTTGAAATATATAAATTTCcttaatttatatataaatttcaTAAAATAGAACTTTTTAAGTAATATTTATtagcagaaaaataaaataaaaattgaacaaaTAGTTTTTGTAGCTTTGATGATTAACAAGGATTGCTAAACCCTctttatcgaaaaaaaaaaaagggtggcaAAACACTCCTAAAACTTGTCTAATCCAGAGTATATTTAAAAACGGCTCAACTACATCCGAAGAATTCCAAGCCTCAAAATTTGGTGACGCCACCCTGATTAGCACTCATTATTACCAAAATTTCTACTATGATGCCAAAGTTAAAAGGCTGAGATGCGTTTGATCTCATATTGAAGAATGACCACTgaataaagaagaagatgaaaaccGCTATCATTGGGCGACTCCCTTGATTCGCTAAATTTCGTGtattttttctcatttattgTCGCATAGTAATTTACTGTAAAATCATAAAagatcattaaaaaaaaaaaaaaaaaaaaaaggaaagaataatgagaAGGGTAGAGTCCATGGTGGGGAGTGTGCATAGTCGGACACTGAAAATTAGATACCCCATCTCTGTCCATTTAGCTCAGATCCATGTAGTCTGTAGATGTGTATATATAACTTAACCCACCTCCCTCCCTCACTCACTCtccatttcatttcatttctctcccacaaacaaacacacccaCCAATATCCCATTCCATTTCATTTCGAATCTAGATCCAAATCTCACACATGGGTTTTCCGGCCAACGGCGCCACCGCCGACCAGCAGCTCAAGTTCCTGATCTACGGCAAGACCGGCTGGATTGGCGGCCTCCTCGGCAAGATATGCCAGGCCCAGAGCATTTGCTTCGAGTACGGCTCCGGCCGCCTCGAGAACCGCGCCTCCCTCGAAGCCGACATCGCCGCCGTCAAGCCCACCCACGTCTTCAACGCCGCCGGCGTGACCGGCCGCCCCAACGTCGACTGGTGCGAGTCCCACAAGGTCGAGACCATCCGCACCAACGTCGTCGGCACCTTGACCCTCGCGGACCTCTGCCGCGACCGCGGCCTCGTCCTCGTCAACTACGCCACCGGCTGCATTTTCGAGTACGACCAGGCTCACCCCGAAGGCTCCGGCATCGGCTTCAAGGAGGAGGACACCCCCAACTTTATCGGATCTTTCTATTCCAAGACCAAAGCCATGGTGAGTCAGCATCACATTATTCTACTTTTATTCTGGTTTGGTAAGATCTCGTTCGAACATGAAACACTTTGGTTAGATCTcgtgtttttgttttggatcTGCTATGATTTGTGTTTAGAGTTAGAAAGAtgctctcttttctttgttgatGGTAATCAGTCAAAAGTTAAAGATGCATGGTGACTTTGGATCTCATTTGGGTCAATAATATCTCTTCgtgtttttgaattttgatctgtatataataataataatactgtGAGGTGGGGTGTATTGAT encodes the following:
- the LOC133743416 gene encoding bifunctional dTDP-4-dehydrorhamnose 3,5-epimerase/dTDP-4-dehydrorhamnose reductase yields the protein MGFPANGATADQQLKFLIYGKTGWIGGLLGKICQAQSICFEYGSGRLENRASLEADIAAVKPTHVFNAAGVTGRPNVDWCESHKVETIRTNVVGTLTLADLCRDRGLVLVNYATGCIFEYDQAHPEGSGIGFKEEDTPNFIGSFYSKTKAMVEDLLKNYENVCTLRVRMPISSDLQNPRNFITKIARYDKVVNIPNSMTILDELLPISVEMAKRNLTGIWNFTNPGVVSHNEILEMYKQYIDPSFTWKNFNLEEQAKVIVAPRSNNELDASKLKKEFPELLSIKESLIKNVFKPNQKTA